From the genome of Stigmatopora nigra isolate UIUO_SnigA chromosome 2, RoL_Snig_1.1, whole genome shotgun sequence:
ATTTTCAATGACAACAGGAGTTGCATCTTTTGACCTAAAATACAATCGAACATACATAATCACCCCTGCTTATTTTATATCAGTCTACCCTTTTTAAATACTTCACTGTGAATGGTTGAAATGAACCCACATTATGAATTTGAGGCCATGTTGAGAACCATGAGGAATTTTAACAAGCAACTTTGACATCCCAATATTTTCCAAACGTCCCCTTTTTTGTTGAGTTGAGCTGTGCACAGAATCATGTCACACTATTGTACCCACATTCAGGTGTTGTGCTGCTTACCTGAAAGTCGATGCTGCTTTGTGCTCACACGGTTTTTGTTTTGGATGTTGCAGCAGAGGTGAAGCATTGCAAACATGGTGACAATCATCACCACACTCTGGAGCAGCAAAGTCATTTCAAATTGCTTTCCTATCCTGCACAAGTCGAAATAAAATATTACTCTCGTGCTTTTTTATgatgagaattaaaaaaaaatatccaaaaagttGTCTCAACACATTTGTAAGGTATGCCCTTTCATTCATGCATCATTTTCAACACATATGTTGTAAATAGTATcattaaaattgcaattatgCCACTGTTAAGGTAAACAATTCGCTGCCCTCACCAGAAGAAGATTCGCAGGATGTTGGCTATGAGCAAGACCAGACACACCCTGGTCGAAAACCCCTCAGTATTGTTGCTCTTTTGAATCTCCTGGTACTGAGGCACATATGGCAGGGAACCCCCAAAAATCATGACGCTGGAAGCCAACCAGGATAACAGCATCCAGGAAGTTTTCTCGTCCTGTAGAGCAACTTGAGGATCCATCACGCGAGGAAAGCATTAGATGTGTCCAAGGAACCTGAGAAGAGGGAAAATCATTGTATTTGTGTGAGACATGAACATCCCATTAGAGTAATAAAatcacatttagattagaactttatttcatcccttattgacagtagcaagacagacacaagacacataagacattatagacctagttaagaaactggagccataaggtggggaacttctgcagactgtggccaaggttgaaaatatgcagagtcactcttccaagcttatccgtaTAGTCCACCAGTAGTCTagagctgaagaatcaacagtaacATAGTTCAAGCCCTCAACTCCCATCTGACActgtgaattggtggccaaccaatcacagggcacgaggagacaggcaaccattcatgctcatattcatacctaggggcaatttagaatgtcaacttagcctaccatgcatgtttttggaatgtgggaggaaaccagagtaccctcaCAGGCctaaagagaacatgcaaactccactcaggtaAAATGacagggatttgaacccaggacccctcgACTGTGAGGCCTATGTGCTAACCACTAAACCACCGAGCCGccaatttgtttaaaataacatttgatgTTCAAGAGTGAACGTGTGACACCCCCAAGTGTTGATGACATGATACTGCTGACAACTGCAGGAGGAGGTATCCAATAACCGCTTTAGCAAGTAGATTCGTTAAAGAGGAAGATCACTATCAGATACGGACTAACAAGAATTGAAAATGTTTAGAGGAAGCAAACAAAGGACCAggaaattgtataaaaaatggtGAATTCGACTTTGGAATCTGAGCCCAGTGCTTAGTATTTAACTTCTTTGtcccatgcaaaataaagaaccGCTGGTGTCAGCTGACAAGTCACACTAGTGTCTAGTTTATGGCTTTGTAGCCGACACTTTTTGAGACAGAAAACACAATCATCAGGCTATGCGGTGGtaagccttttaaaaaaatcatacacgGAGGTCACAAGACAGTTAAGACATTGTATAACATTCATAGCATACTGGCACCATTTACAACATAACTCCAAAATATTCTTATCCGTACGTCCAGttgagacatgtttttttttttgcttttacgtCATGGCAAAGGTATCTAAAAAGACAATCTGAACAGAGTTAGTTTTGTTTATGAAAGCCAGCCATAACATCACGGGGCTTGGCCACTGGCATGTCTACACAAAATACTGCAGTACTGTAGTACTACAGTAGTTGTTTTGGAGGTACAATCTACAGACAATGATTCCATAACaattcaaaaaaatgcaacagcaGAATAAGTTACTTAGAGAGTCTTCAGAGTTTctaaaaattgtttaatttaaaaaaaacttgacttcTGTGTTACTCTAAAAAGAAATATGCAGTTTCTGCAATAGTTACTTGCCTTCATTCACTTTCCTGCAGCGACAAGGGGTCCACTTGGAAAAAAGTTGATTTATAGGCAAAACTCCTTGACAGCTTCaacttttaatttgatctgTTTCTATCTTAGTAGAAGGGCCGCAGGGACGCACCCGCATACGCGCAAACCACGCGCACTGTCTCAATTTAGGTTGGAATTTGTTTCCCAAACATTCCATGTGAGCACAAAACACGAACGCTGCCTCTAAATACTCGGATCTTGGCAAAAACTCATTTTGGCCTGTTTATCCACCAATggctttaaattaaaaaagaaaaacaatactaCAATCTACCGTTCGTGTGCCACGCTGAAAACACTAAACCGCACGCACCTTCACTTGAGTGGCCGATGGAAAATCTCGCGAGATTTTTTTTTCGCGGAACAGCTGACTGCGCAGTGGCTCGCACCAAGTTACTGCTGTTAGCAATTCCGGACAAGGGATCATTTTTGGGGAAATCATAAACAGACCTATAGAGGCATTAATATTGACCCACAGCAGAATATGGCGGAGACAGACCCCAAGTCCGTGCAGGACTTCACAAATGTGGTGAGTTGTAAAAGCCTTAGTGTAAATGGAAAACTCGCGTTAGCAGGTTAGCCTGATGTGGCTAACGATGCTAAACAAGTGTCGTTGGGAGGACACAGCCATTTAGTTTGCATTTGCAGATCAAATGGCAACTACAAAGCGCTGCGTATTCTAAGTTTGCgtttctttttattaaaaagctaCGTAAGAGTTTACCCAAATAAAACCCTAGTAAAAGAAATGTCAGTAGCAATCGTCATTAATGTTGCCCGAGTAATTCTTTAAACTGATCTACTGCAAAATTATCAATTGCAATCAAGTATATAACTTTGGTTTATGAATTAATCAGATAAACATGCTCcccaatttataaaaaaaaaaaatggaaaaactataCACAGGattcagatttttgttttcatactgTCAGGAATGATAGTCTTAATCTTAAACTATtgcatcttgtttttttccaggtgcaAACATTGCTGCAGCAGATGCAAGACCAGTTCCAGACCATGTCAGACCAAATCATCGGAAGGAATATCCAAACTTTTCATAGTGCCTTTAAATGCAAGCTTGTGTTTGTCATATGCAaagagcaataataataataataatgaaaatgaacATAGTGATGATCATTTGCAGCCACTGTTCTGTAGATTTGCATGCTATAAAGCCAATTATTTACCTCACTGGAGTCATTATTGACTTTAACTGCTTTTCTACTTGATGAGATGAGCACACGGATTGATGACCTGGAAAAGAACATTGCTGACCTGATGACCCAGGCGGGCGTAGAAGAAAATGGATCTACACTTGAAAAGCCGAAAGAAAGTCAAGGGTCCTCATGAAGGCAAGACATTACTTGTTAATATTTGTAATCTATTTCATTCTGCTTTACTAAATGTGATCCGAATAGGATACAAAATATATCGGACTAAATAATGAACATCTGTAAGTCAATCAGTACTTCAATATCCAATTTATTAGGCATTTATTGTGATCTACTTTTGTCTgacacattaaaatgaattcagCAGTCTTGTGATGTCATATTCATGCACTAACCCAAACAATTGTGTTCCCAACAGATCCCAAGACACAGCCTAATCCTCTATGTACTGGAGCAGAGGAATTCCTTAAAAATCGCAGTGACTcgtgtaaagtttttttttaattttattattatacgaTTGCCTAATGTGACTTATGGTTATGTATTGATTTTAAGACAAGTGGAACATTATTTGTAAGATAGAATACTAGTTTGTTTTGCCCGTTAGAACTGTAGTTGCAAGAATACAAGTTCATGGGTAATTGGGATGTTGTTCAGTAATAAAGTACTAGTCTTGTGAAATGCAATGCTGGTGCCACTGGGTTCATCTCATTTTTCCTAACAGGTAGAATTTGTAGAACCTTTAGAAAATATTGTCAACCTGGATGCTTCTCCGAGCATCAATTGTCTGAAACTTACATTCAGGTTTGAGAATATTAGACTGTGCATGCACTGGATGGATGATCGTAATTGGAATAAGACAGTCATTTTTACTTCAATTTATGTACCCAATCTTTCCCTCAGGTTCTCCAGTAGAAGGCATTAACATGACCTAGGAACTTGGAATTATCAAAATGAGATGAGCCCACTGTTGCCCACCTTATCATGACTGGTCACTGTTTAGAGTCCAAAGACAGTATATGATGCCTACATTGTTTAACGGGCACTGTTCATAAACCCTTGAGATGCATTCCCTCTTAATAGATTTTCTtctattaaatatttaataaattgcTGTTGAATTACCTGTTATATATTTGGCAGGaggtgctttttttgtaaaccaTTTTACACTAGAATATTACTTGCATGGTACATGTTCACTCTGTACAGTAAAGTTACTGCAATTCAAGTGGGTGTTTTGCTGGAATACATTTGAGATAAATGAATTTTAGAaagctttaataaaaacaaaggaaatgcAACAGTAGTGCTTATAGATATTAAGTatacaaagaaaatgacatCAATGAACATACCTTGTTCATGTCAGAACATTACACAAGAAGCAATAATAGAATGAGAACATCTTACTGAATTTAATGGCAGAAAGACCTCTAATCCCTAACAGCAATTAGAATTCAAAGTCTATTTCCGTCATGTCGATGGCCCAAGCAAACTTATCTCTTTGGGACTTATTGAAGATCTTTTCAATAGGGACCCCCATTCTTTTACACCTGAAATATAACATATAACATTGCTTTGTTCAGTTTACAGCATCAAGTGCTTAGGAGGAGAACATAGTTgtattataataaatacatttacaatgaTTAACAAATTAGGGTCCTTGAATTAAATCAGAAAACTGGATAATCTTGAGAAACTACAACAAGTGATTTTGTGTATTGCTAAAGACTGTTTACAACGTGCATGGCTGCTGTCCGCCACTGAATGGCAACGATGATTAATGTCATTGCCTCTCTGTTGTGTCACTACTCCAGAGGGCAAAAGATTAACAAGGCTTCTATTATTGCTGGATGTCACACGCTAAACGCAAGAGTCAATTCTCTCTAGCtattgaataaaatatatagttGATTTTCAGAAGGGAACTAAGGTCGATCCATTGGATAGTCAGGGTAGAGTTTAACTCATGATTTAAAAGCATTTCTACATTCATAAGTCTATGAAGGATGATGGAATGTTTTTAATGTGTGCATTTCCTGGATCCCACAATGAAATAAACAACATACTGATGTTGTTTAAGCTAATGAAAAATGAGGACCTAATAATGACTTCATTAAGAGACCGACAAATTGAGACCTATTTTTCTACCTTTAAGTGTTTGATTCATTGACTCACCAAGCAATACTGATGCGTGGATCAAGATAATTCAGCTTGGAGGTCCCCAGTGCAATCTTCTTGTTTTCCTCTTTATCGGTAGCCTGGACCTCCAGTTTGAGAAGACCATCCATACAGCGCTTCACGGCTGCTTCCTTCTTCAGCAGCCTTTGTATCCAAAATTGCAAACAATTCACAAAATTATATTAGGAAGCATTTTTAGCAGCTACAATCATTGAGTCTTTTCCCCAATGGCCTGATTATTATAGTTTATTTGCGATGAAACAGTTTGGTGAAAGGTAGGCCAATGTGAATATTGAGAGTTTCATCCCTAAATTATTGTCATGTGCAATACTCACGCATTGTTCTTGGAGTCCGAGCTGCCTTTGGCCTTGGTATCCTTCTTAAATTGTTTAAGCTCCTTCTTGGCTTCAGCCAGCAGCTCTTTTTTGGCATCAATCTGAATTAATCAGATGAAGAAAGTTGTAACTTGCAATACACAAGGTGGGTCAGAAAAGTTTCAAGATTGGaggcacaaaacaaaaaaatcaaattcaaactaCCAATGACATTCCCTGGATTCTAACAAATATGCAGAGAATTTGGAAAAACATTCCAGtcataaaatggaaatattgcAAATAACATTAACATGTCACAAGGGAATGCAACACACAAACTGACACCAATCCCAAGCCCACTGGCCACACAACATACCTTGGCCTGTAAGTTCACCATCGACTGCTCAAAGGTCTTTGGCGGCGCCCGTTGATGGTTGCAGAGAATTGCAACCGCTCGGTTCGCTCTGTTGTAGGACAGCAGCTTCTCCACCTCAGTTTCCATTGACTCTTTGGAGAAGGCCCAAAAATAATTGGCATTTTAATAATTATACCTAACTGTCAAACAGTCCAGTCTGATCAGAAGAGTGCTTGTTTGTCTGTCTTAGTgataaatttaagaaaaaaaagttttgtaatCTGTAATTACCATTTGTGAGTTCTTTAAGTTGCTGCTGCAAAGTGATGGAGGCATTGAAAGTCCTGAAAACCTTTGCAGTCAGACCTGGCATAAGAGAACTCAGATGCCTGTTCAGCTTCATGGTCTGTCATGGAATAGGACAACACTTTCAAAGCTCAACAGTACTGTGGTACAAGAACCAGACACATTTAGTCATTACATTTACAAATGAAAGAGCTGTTTATTATACCACCCACTAGATGGCAATGTGGTATTTAGAAACCTCATCATTTGCAGCCAttcttttccattaaaaaagtaCAAGGCATTCAGTCCTATGTCACTCTGTGGGTATCATAACAAGTTTGTGGGGTTATAGGCAGTAGTCAGTCATTGGCTGGAGTTTCAACACCACAGCAGGGATGAAAGGCTGCATTGCCCCTATGCTAGTACTTGCTTGTGGGTCATTATAGGTCTGGCAAAAGAATAAATTATTCAGATTCAGATCGCAATAATGATGAACTCCAGTTAATTCAAAGCGTGGCTAGGACCCAGCTGTCTAAGGCcaaatatttgcattcattgGATCCTATTAAATGGAGAACGTGTGGTTGGACATGTAAACATTCACGTGCGTTCACACGAAAAAGGAAACCCACACACAGATACTAAAGCTCGTACGCTGCTAATAAGCGACCAAGTCGTATCTCTACAGTTGCCCATGCTAATGAAGGCGTATGAGAGTTTGAGAAGTGGGCACGATTGCCCTCACAACTCCTTGGATGCACAAATGCGCATTTAGCCAGATCATTTCCTGAATCCTTATTCAACCTCGTCATTACTGTTGTTCTAAATTTCCAACTTCAGATAATCAACTGCCTGCTGGCAATTCCATTTTAATTGCAAATGATGTCAAAAACAATACACTATTTTAACCTTGTTTTCAACTTTGATAACGGATTACCCCCGTAGCCCCCCGCCCTCAAGCAGGGGGTTCAATTATAGGTCTAAGCAGACAATATCATTGACTATAAGTATTTACTCTGCACATCAATTTGACCTTATGCAACTGTACTTGGGCTAATTCTGATTGGGTACCTCAACGACAATCTAATCACTATCTCAGAGTAATCAGTCACCAATCAGATTTCAGGCCTTTAACATCCCTCTGCTGTCTTCTAAAGTCTAGCCATCAACTACCATTTCTTGTCCCACATTCCTCTCAACACATTCTTTCGCTTTTCCTCGCCTGGCCTTTTTGCGTGTCAATCAGATCCGCCCAAAGCAGCCATTACCATGCCACCTTCAACataacctgacattttctgacaAGCCAGCAGCTACACAGAAGCAGCAGCAGCGTGTACTTTTGACTTCAATTCCCCTTCCTCTAATCTTTTCTCAAGCAGACAACTCTTGTGCCTTATGAAAATTATTTCCTTTAAGATTCATTTAACCATTTTGCTACAAAATGTCACTTCAACTTCTAACACCTGGAACTGACTTGTGCTAAAGAAACAAAGTGATCCTAAGCAGTCAAAGCACTTAAAACAGGGTCACCTGTCTGTGGCTTGACAGCAGTACTGGACTGCAAGATGTGAATAAGAGCTTCCTGCTTTCACAGTGATGAGACAATCAGTTAGCCTGGGTTATGTTTTCACATGGCAAATAACAACCCTCCCTGAGAAGCGGTGCATCCTGGGGATGGAATAACCACAGAAATCTGTTTCCTGCAGCTTGCAGATTAAGATTGAAAAAGACCCTTTTTTTATGAGACACAATCCATCCGCCTGAAATGTTCACTATCAAAGGGTTtcaattatttgtttgttttatctgCCAGTATTTAAGATCCCTCTTGCCAAAGCTAGACTTCTTTATACCTTCCTTGTTGTCTAAACTAACTGGTTAATTAGTTATTATGAAATCTAAGACACCATTTGTTTTGAGGTCAACAATGCAATCAATCCTATTTATTCTACCACTGCTATAGTTGTTAACACAGTTCCTAAACACATGAATTAAAAAGTACTAAAAGAGGCAATCAAGATACTCACATTGAGACGATCAAAGAGCTCATCCACAGGGTCCTTATTTTGCATGAACCGTTCAAGATTCTTAAACACCTGGTAAAACATATACACTTTCATGAATTTGGTTATGacaacagtggaaaaaaaatatcctaaaatTTGGAGATGTACTATccagatctaaaaaaataaaaacaaaaacagccctGTGTGCTGACCGCTCACAGGCTAGACATTATTCAATCTTCGGTGCCAAGTTTAGCAGTTTAGAGTTACAGTATATACTATCCATTCCATCTCttagaaatataaatatttaaatcaatattatttCTTCAGCATTTTCCCAACTGCCACATCTGTACcaatgcacttaaaaaaaacaacaacaacacaaaaaacaacaatataacCATCAACTCACCACACACTTTTGTGTTCATGCCACAATGGGTTCTGAAGTTTGACATTGGGGCCGAACCAGGAAGAGATTGGATGTAGTATTTAATATAAAGCAATTAGGTGTTTCAGTAGAAACCGTGTTGTTGAACCCCCCTAACCCCATTTTCTGCTAGTGCATTTAATTTAAGTGTAATCAGttgtggcaaaaaaaagaaagttctaAGGTACTGGTCAGTGGTGGTTCAATTGGCATAAAACAGAGATGAAAAAATTTGAAgaacattgttgtttttacccTTCTGGTGACGGGAACCTTGTTGTAGTAACGAATGGAATCTTTACCCAGGAAATCAAATTCCACAACAAACTCTTGGCCATCCAGCTTCTCGTGGAGTGTGATGTGCTCAACACGTAGTGAACAACAGCCCACTGTGTCTGCAGTCTCTCCCTCCTCCTTTTCATTACCTGCTCTCAGCGCCAGCTTTTTCGGGTCAGAAAATGCAGAGGTTAATATAAAAACAACAGGCATGCTTTCATTAAACAATCCAATTGAATATCGCTATTATAAGAGATGAGTCAAGAGAAATGAAAACATCGATACCATTTTAATCGATACCAATACACACTTAACCCACAGAATCTAGCATTTTGTAATTTGTCTTGTCATATGAGAAGGCACTCAAGGTTATCAA
Proteins encoded in this window:
- the hsbp1b gene encoding heat shock factor-binding protein 1b, with the translated sequence MAETDPKSVQDFTNVVQTLLQQMQDQFQTMSDQIIGRIDEMSTRIDDLEKNIADLMTQAGVEENGSTLEKPKESQGSS